The stretch of DNA GCGCACGCGGGTCGAAGCCGGTGCGCGCGGCGAACCGGTCACCCCGCTGCTGCGCCAGCGCGTCGATCTCGAGGACCTCGACGTCGCCATCGATCATGGACACGTCGCGGGTGTGGCCCAGGCCCAGCCGGACGGCCCGGGTGGCGGCCAGGTTCCTGCCGGTCGGGCTGTCCGTCGGCGTGGCCACCAGCAGCGTTTCGCCGTCCCAGTCAAAGGACAGCGGTACCAGATACGGCCCACCGTCCGCCGAGGCACTGGCCACCCAGACATCGATGTCGTGGGTGAGCCGATGCTCGGTGTCGCGACGACGCTGGGGGCGGGAGCGGGGGTCGGCACTCATCGGTCCTGAAGCAGCCCGAGGACGTTGCCAGGCGCGGTCATGCCCTGCGGTCCACCGCCCGGCACCTCAGCGCAGCTCCTGGATGCGGATCAGGTTGCCCGCGGGATCGCGGAACGCGCAGTCGCGGAGGCCGTACGGCTGATCGGTCGGCTCCTGGACGACCTCGGCGCCGCTGGCCTCCAGCTTCGCGAAGGTGCCGTCGAGGTCGGCGGTGGCCAGGTTGACGCCGAAGTAGCTGCCCTTGGCCATCAGCTCGAGGATGGTGCGGCGCTCGTCGTCGGTGATGCCGGGGGTGGCGGCCGGCGGGTGCAGGACGATGGAGGTGCCGGGCTGGTCGGGGGGGCCGACCGTGATCCAGCGCATCCCCTTGTAGCCGACGTCGTTGCGGACCTCGAAGCCGAGGGTGTCGCGGTAGAAGGCCAGGGAGGCGTCCGGGTCGGTGTGCGGGAGGAAGGTCTCGCGAATGGTGATGTCCATGGCGGTCAGGCTAGCTGCGGCTCGGGGCCGGCGCTTCTCGATTCCTGACCGGTCTGGTCACCTGTTTGGCGACGCACGGCGGCATCCCCGCCGTCGCGCGCGCCGCCTGGTCCCGATAGACGCTGGGCGGCACTCCGACCAGCTCGGTGAAGCGACTGCTGAAGGTGCCCAGCGACGAGCAGCCGACCGCGAAGCAGACCTCCGTGACGCTGAGGTCGCCACGACGCAGCAGCGCCATCGCGCGCTCGATGCGCCGCGTCATCAGATAGGCGTACGGCGACTCGCCGTAGGCGAGCCGGAACTGGCGGCTGAGGTGCCCGGCCGACATGTGCGCGCCGCGGGCGAGCGCCTCGACGTCCAGCGGCTGCGCGTACTCGCGGTCGATCCGGTCGCGAACGCGGCGCAGCCGCGCGAGGTCGCGCAGGTGCTGTGCTGCGGCCGCTGTGCTGGTCACCTGCGCGATCGTGCCACGTCGCACCGGAGCTGTCTAGCGACGCTGGCGTCCCTTCCCCACGCTGGGTCCGCTCGTCAGCGGTCCCCCAGAGGACCGGGGTCCAGGAGCTGGAGCATGGCGTCGGCGCGCAGCTCCCAGGGAAGCGCGCCCGGCTCGGCCGAGAACTGGAGGAACAGGCCGCTGTCGGTGGCGATCGCCAGTGCGGCCAGGTGCCCGGGGGGCATGGGCGGAGCGATCTGGTGGCGGGCGTAGCGGCCGGTGATCAGCTCGGCCAGGCGGTCCCGGAGCTGCCGGTATCGCTTGGCGAGCTCGGCCTGGGCGGCGGGGTTCCGCATGGCGTACAGCCAGAACTCGACCTGCAGCACGCCGAAGTCGCGCGCCGCGGCGAACTCCTGCTCGGTCTGGACGCGGAGGGCGGCACGCAGCTCCTCGGACGACTCGATGGCGTACAGCGCTTCGACCTGCTGGAGCTGCGCGGCCAGGCGCTGGTCCAGCAAGGCGAGGAACAGCTCGTCCTTGTTGGCGAAGTTGGAGTAGACGGCGCCCTTGGTGTAGCCGGCCGCGTCGGCGACCTCGTCGACCGTGGCGGCATGGAACCCGCGACGGGCGAACACCTGGCCGGCGGCGTCCAGCAGCCGGGCACGGGTCTGCTGCCGGCGCTGCTCCCGGGTCAGTCGGATCATGCCGTCCTCCAGGGCCAGGCCTCTTGACATACTGATAAGTATTAATATACTGAGTAGTATCATACAACAGGAGGAGCTCATGCGCACCATCACCCAGAGCGTGACCGTCAACCGGCCCGTTGAAGAGGTCTGGGACTACATCAGCAACTTCCAGAACACCACCCAATGGTCTCGGGGCGTTCTGGAGGCCAGGCAGACCTCCGGCGGCCCGCTCGGTGTCGGCTCGACGCTGCAGACCGTGGTCAAGGCCTTCGGTCGACGCCGCACCGCTGACTACCTGGTCACCGAGTACGAGCCCGGCCAGGCGTTCGCCTTCGAGGTCAGCTCCGGGCCGATGGCCAGTCGAGCTCGCTACTCGGTCGAACCGGCAGGAGCTGGGACCCGGCTGACCGCCTCAGGCGAGGCGGAGGTTGCCGGCCTCTACAGGCTGCTCGCGCCCATCATCGT from Actinomycetota bacterium encodes:
- a CDS encoding pyridoxamine 5'-phosphate oxidase family protein, translated to MSADPRSRPQRRRDTEHRLTHDIDVWVASASADGGPYLVPLSFDWDGETLLVATPTDSPTGRNLAATRAVRLGLGHTRDVSMIDGDVEVLEIDALAQQRGDRFAARTGFDPRALATPYRWFRISPRRIQAWREVNELSDRELMRDGRWLGPA
- a CDS encoding VOC family protein, with product MDITIRETFLPHTDPDASLAFYRDTLGFEVRNDVGYKGMRWITVGPPDQPGTSIVLHPPAATPGITDDERRTILELMAKGSYFGVNLATADLDGTFAKLEASGAEVVQEPTDQPYGLRDCAFRDPAGNLIRIQELR
- a CDS encoding helix-turn-helix transcriptional regulator produces the protein MTSTAAAAQHLRDLARLRRVRDRIDREYAQPLDVEALARGAHMSAGHLSRQFRLAYGESPYAYLMTRRIERAMALLRRGDLSVTEVCFAVGCSSLGTFSSRFTELVGVPPSVYRDQAARATAGMPPCVAKQVTRPVRNREAPAPSRS
- a CDS encoding TetR/AcrR family transcriptional regulator, with the protein product MSRGLALEDGMIRLTREQRRQQTRARLLDAAGQVFARRGFHAATVDEVADAAGYTKGAVYSNFANKDELFLALLDQRLAAQLQQVEALYAIESSEELRAALRVQTEQEFAAARDFGVLQVEFWLYAMRNPAAQAELAKRYRQLRDRLAELITGRYARHQIAPPMPPGHLAALAIATDSGLFLQFSAEPGALPWELRADAMLQLLDPGPLGDR
- a CDS encoding SRPBCC family protein, translated to MRTITQSVTVNRPVEEVWDYISNFQNTTQWSRGVLEARQTSGGPLGVGSTLQTVVKAFGRRRTADYLVTEYEPGQAFAFEVSSGPMASRARYSVEPAGAGTRLTASGEAEVAGLYRLLAPIIVRTVKKHSEADLANLKRILEASVAAN